In Picosynechococcus sp. PCC 7002, the following are encoded in one genomic region:
- the ftsH4 gene encoding ATP-dependent zinc metalloprotease FtsH4 yields MSIKDKPPSRTRQIGSILLWLTGLFFLVNAFFPNLFGNPTPQVPYSLFINQVEDGQVARASVGDREIRYQLKAEGEEQQGTILRTTPIFDLDLPKRLEASGVEFAAPPPKNNFFGNILGWVIPPIIFVLIWQFFIGRSAGGAGGAGGALSFTRSKAKVYVEEEATKITFDDVAGVEEAKTELTEIVEFLKTPQRYTAIGAKIPKGVLLVGPPGTGKTLMAKAVAGEAGVPFFSISGSEFVELFVGAGAARVRDLFEQAKKKAPCIIFIDELDAIGKSRASGGMMGGNDEREQTLNQLLTEMDGFSAGDATVIVLAATNRPETLDPALLRPGRFDRQVLVDRPDLGGRLKILEIYANKVQLDNEVNLKEIATRTPGFAGADLANLVNEAALLAARNKRDKVTQADFSEAIERVVAGLEKKSRVLSDKEKKIVAYHEVGHALVGALLPGGGRVAKISIVPRGMAALGYTLQMPTEDRFLMDEREMRDQIATLLGGRSAEEIVFGSITTGAANDLQRATDLAERMVTTYGMSKVLGPLAYERGSQNNFLGESMMNPRRMVSDETAQAIDAEVKEIVETAHDQAIAILRANRNLLETISQKILDTEVIEGDELQELLNQAVKPEVSASA; encoded by the coding sequence ATGAGCATCAAAGATAAACCCCCCTCTCGGACGAGGCAAATTGGCTCCATTTTGTTGTGGCTGACGGGACTTTTTTTCCTGGTGAATGCCTTTTTCCCCAATTTGTTTGGTAATCCGACCCCTCAGGTGCCCTACAGTCTCTTCATCAATCAGGTAGAAGATGGTCAGGTGGCCCGCGCTTCCGTTGGCGATCGCGAAATCCGTTACCAACTCAAAGCCGAAGGCGAAGAACAACAGGGCACAATCCTCCGCACCACCCCCATTTTTGACCTAGATTTGCCCAAGCGTCTCGAAGCCAGTGGCGTTGAATTTGCCGCACCTCCCCCAAAAAATAATTTCTTTGGCAATATCTTGGGTTGGGTGATCCCGCCGATTATTTTTGTCTTAATCTGGCAATTTTTCATTGGGCGCAGTGCTGGCGGTGCCGGGGGAGCCGGGGGAGCACTCTCCTTTACCCGCAGCAAAGCAAAAGTCTACGTTGAGGAAGAAGCCACAAAAATCACCTTTGATGACGTAGCTGGTGTCGAGGAAGCCAAAACCGAACTCACGGAAATTGTTGAATTTCTAAAAACCCCCCAACGCTACACGGCGATCGGTGCCAAAATTCCCAAAGGGGTATTACTGGTTGGCCCTCCGGGAACCGGAAAAACCCTCATGGCGAAGGCCGTTGCTGGTGAAGCTGGCGTACCATTCTTTAGTATTTCGGGTTCGGAATTTGTTGAACTCTTTGTCGGTGCCGGTGCCGCCCGGGTACGGGATCTCTTTGAACAAGCCAAGAAAAAAGCCCCTTGTATTATCTTTATCGATGAATTAGATGCCATCGGCAAATCCCGGGCCAGTGGCGGCATGATGGGGGGCAATGACGAACGGGAGCAAACCCTCAACCAGCTTTTAACCGAAATGGACGGTTTTTCGGCGGGCGATGCCACCGTGATTGTCCTAGCTGCAACGAACCGCCCCGAAACCCTTGATCCTGCCCTGCTCCGCCCAGGACGGTTTGACCGTCAAGTCTTGGTGGATCGCCCGGATCTCGGCGGACGTCTAAAAATCCTTGAAATCTACGCCAACAAAGTCCAACTCGACAATGAAGTTAATTTAAAAGAAATTGCGACCCGTACCCCTGGATTTGCGGGGGCTGACTTGGCGAACCTTGTTAACGAAGCAGCTTTGCTAGCGGCTCGTAATAAGCGTGATAAGGTAACCCAAGCGGATTTTTCGGAAGCAATTGAGCGGGTTGTCGCTGGCCTGGAGAAAAAAAGCCGGGTTTTGTCGGATAAAGAAAAGAAAATTGTCGCCTATCACGAAGTCGGTCATGCCCTTGTTGGTGCTTTGTTGCCTGGGGGAGGCCGAGTTGCCAAGATTTCCATTGTGCCGCGTGGAATGGCAGCCTTGGGTTATACCCTACAAATGCCTACAGAAGACCGTTTCTTGATGGATGAGCGGGAAATGCGTGACCAGATTGCCACCCTACTCGGAGGCCGTTCCGCAGAAGAAATTGTTTTTGGTTCGATCACCACAGGTGCCGCCAACGATCTGCAACGGGCCACGGATCTCGCCGAACGGATGGTCACCACCTACGGCATGAGCAAAGTCCTCGGCCCCCTCGCCTATGAACGGGGTTCCCAAAATAATTTCCTCGGTGAAAGTATGATGAATCCCCGGCGCATGGTCAGCGATGAGACAGCCCAGGCCATCGATGCAGAGGTGAAAGAAATTGTCGAGACTGCCCATGATCAGGCGATCGCCATTTTGCGGGCCAACCGAAATTTACTCGAAACCATCTCCCAAAAAATCCTCGATACAGAGGTCATTGAAGGCGATGAACTCCAGGAACTTTTGAACCAAGCCGTTAAGCCAGAAGTTTCAGCTTCAGCCTAG